Part of the Ruania alba genome is shown below.
TTGTGTTGGCGACTGCCTGGATGTATCAGCAGAACCTGGGGCGGATGCCCAGCGTGCGCTAGCCGATAGGCACGCCCGCATGAGGGTGTGCTGAGCCTCCAACCACGGCTGGCCACACGTCGGTGTGGCCAGCCGTCGTTGTCTCCACCGACTTCGATGGCTGGAACCCGCCGAACTCTGGAGACGCGGCGCCGACCGCGCATGCTGGGCGACGTCCTCGGTGACGCGTCTGCTCACGATCGGCGGGTGGAGCGACGTTGATGCCGAGCGCCGCGCGCATCTGAGCATGCCGGTGGCCCCGTCGACGGGTGGTGTCGGCGGGGTTCGGGGCGGGGTGGTCAGTCTGGTGGTGGGTCGGTGTGGCCGTGCGGGTTTGGGCGCGGTGGATCCGTGACCGTTTCGCTGCGTGGCTGGTCGTGCCTGCTTTCGGGCGGACTGCCGCCACGAGGGCTGCTCCGCCCGTTTCGCGCCCCCACGCTGGTGCCGGCGGTGGGAATGGGGTAGGTGCCGGTGGGTGTGACCAGGTAATGCGCACCATCGGGTGCGGCCCAGTGATAGACGCCGGGGGTGATCATGGAATACGACCACCCGGTGTGAGTTTTCGCCCGGTGGTGACGTCGGCACAAGGCGGCCATATTCACCGAGCTGGTTCGGCCGCCCTGGTCGAAGGGAACAATGTGGTCCTGGTCGGCGGAACGCGCGGAGCGGTGGCAGTAGGGGAACCGGCACTGTCCGTCACGAAGAATGATCTGCTCGCGGAGTGTCGGGCTGGCCTCATAGGTAGTGGCATCGGTGCGCCCGGCCAGATCGATCACGGGACGGACCAGTATTCGGCCGGCAGTGGAACACCATTGACGGATCTGTTCTTTGGTGACCGGTGATTTGGTGTTTTCGCACCGGCCCACGATCCCGGATCCGAACACAGGGCCCGTTTCACCAGAGTTACCCGCACCCTCACCGGTACCGGAGCTCTCACCGGTGCCGGCTTCGGTGTGGTCGTTGAGGGCGTCAGCGGGCAGGTGCAGGTAGAGCATCACAGTCCGACCCATCCCACCAGTAGCACCTGGCGCCCCCACGACACTGGTCCCGGTCGTGGTGGTCGGTGCTGCGCCACCGCCGGAAACTCCTTCACTGCCGCCCTCACCGCTGCCGGGGGTGGTGGGGATCGGGAGTGTGGTGTGTCCGCGGGCGAGGTCGCCGATGGCGATGGAGCGGCGCACATCCTCACTCGTGCCGGGCAGGAACCCGGCCAGCACCCGCGCCTGGTCGGTGACCGCAGCCTCGAGATCCAACGCGTCGGTGAGGTCGAGGCCACCCTCGACCCGCACCACCGACCCCACACCCAATCCTGCTCCTGGTCCAGGTGCTGCGGTGGTGCCTGCTTCATCGAGGCGGATGTCGAAGTGGCGCCCCTCCAACGCCGCTTCCTCATCCTTCGCGGCTTGGTCGGGGTCGAAGGTGGCCATCGCGGCACTCACGGTGCGTTCGATCTGCGCGGTCGTGCAGGATCCGATGGTCCAGGCCACCTGGGCGTCCACCCAGGCGGCACCGTCGAACGGGAGGCGTTTCGTCATCCGGGTCACTGCCCGTGCCCGGTGGATGCTGACCTGCCCGGCCCGCACCCGTTCCCAGAGTTGGGGTAGCCGGTAGGCGAGCTCGACCACCACGCCCACATAGGCCAGGGCTGCTTCGTTCGACTGCCCCAGTGCGGTCGCCAACCGAGTGAACTCCAGGTCCGAGACCAACGGGGCACCATCCCCGGCCAGACGCATCGGCTGCTCCGTCCCCGGTAGTCCGGCGTGCTCGTCCGGAACCGGTAGGCCCGCGTGCTCGTCCGGGTCGAACACCGGCCCACCCCTCAAGGCGCCCAGGGTGGCCGGGTCGATCGCCCGCTCACCCACCCAGGCGATCACCAGCTCAGCACACGCCACATCAACCGCCCGAGCCGCAGTCCGGTTCTCGCGCACAGCAGCCAACACCGCATTCCCGGCCGGAGCCGAGAACGCGGAACCAGTGGCTGTCGAGGTCATGGCTTTATTCTCCCAGAGGGCACTGACATTGCGCTGGACAGCATCGGCACCTGTGGATAAGTTCCGGTCAGACGAGAGATGGTGATAGCCCGTCCTGGACCATTGACACAGAATCCCTCAGTCAGCGGTTCAGGAATGCTCATCCACACGGCAGCCAGCTCGTTCTCGACCCGTGCCGAGAACATGGAACCAGTGGTTGTCAACGTCATCCCCACATTCTTCCAGCGGGGTATGACAGTGGACTTACCCAGGCCAGTTCCTGTGGAAACAGAAACGAGCGCCCCGGGTCAGTGGTGTGCAACCGACACCCCGGACATTGCCAGAGCCTCGCCTGCACACCGGTCCCGACTACAGGAAGCACGGCACGACCGGGCCCGAGAGCACGGAACGGCGGCCGGCAAGATTATGGCGAGCAGGACAGGCCCAGCGGGCAGGTCCAGCGTCGAGGTGCGAACAGGATTATGGAGCAGTGACGAAGTCGACGAGCTCTTCCACTCGTCCCAGCAGACTGGGTTCGAGATCGCGATAGTCGCGCACCGTGCCCAGGATGCGCTTCCAGCCACGCGCGATATCGGCCTGATTGCTGGCCGGCCAGCCGAGCGCCGTCAGGGTCCCGACCTTGATGTCGGTACCCCGGGGCACGTGCGGCCATGCCTGTAGCCCGACCCGGGCAGGCTTGACGGCCTGCCACACGTCCACGTACGGGTGCCCGACCACGAGCACATTGTCCGCGCCGAATCGCCGTACCACCTCGCTCGCCACCCGGGATTCCTTGCTCCCGGAGACGAGATGGTCCACCAGCACGCCGACACGCCGCCCCGGCTCGGGTCCGAACTCGGTGAGACGCTCCTCCAGGTTGTCCACACCGTCGAGCAGCTCCACCACGACGCCCTCGATCCGCAGGTCGTCCCCCCAGACCTTCTCGACCAGCTCAGCGTCGTGCCGGCCCTCCACCCAGATGCGCGACCCCCGCGCCACACGCGCCCGTGCGTCCGCCACGGCGAGCGAGCCGGACGCCGTCCGGGCACGTCCCTGGGGTGCAGCGGCAGGTCGATGGGGAACCAGCCGCACCGGCTTGCCATCCACCCAGAATCCCGCGCCGAGCGGGAAGGTGCGGGTGCGCCCCTTCCGATCTTCAAGGACCACCACCTGCTGGCCACCGCTCTTCTCCACGCGGACCACGGCACCGACCCACCCGGATTGCACATCCTCCACCACCAGCCCTGGTTCAGCCGGGATGTCCTGGGTGCGCACCCGGGTGCGCTCGTGCGGGTCCTGGGAGAGCACGTCCGTGCCGTATCGATCCTGAGTCACGCTGTGAGAGTAGAGGTGACAGCAGGCGCGCCCCAGGAGCCACGCGGTGAAGTGGGCGAGACAACCGCGTAGAATTGGCACTCGCCCACGTCGAGTGCTTGTTGAGCCAGGGAGGTGATCCGGTGAGTTCGCAGCGACAGTTGCAGGTATTGCGCGCCATCGTGCAGGACTACGTGCGCAGCCGCGAACCGGTCGGCTCGCGCAACCTGGTCGATCGGCACAACCTCAATGTCTCACCGGCCACGATCCGCAACGATATGGCGGCCCTCGAAGAGGGGGGCTACATCGCCCAGCCGCACACCTCGGCGGGGCGGATCCCCACGGACAAGGGGTACCGCCTGTTCGTGGATCAGATCTCGGTGATCAAGCCGCTCTCCGGGGTGGAGCGGCGAGCGATCGGTGAGCTGCTCGACGGTGCTGTGGACCTGGACGATGTGCTCGAGCGCACCGTCCGCCTGCTCGCTCAGCTCACCCAGCAGGTCGCCGTCGTCCAGTACCCGTCGTTGCGTCGCTCCGCGCTGCGACACGTCGAGCTGATCCCCACCAGCCCGCGTCACCTCCTCGTGGTGATCATCACGGCGAACGGCCGAGTCGAGCAGCGCACGGTCGAGTCGGCCACCGAGCTCGACGAGACGATGGTCGCCGAATTGCGCGCCCGCGTGAACGCGGAGGTCGCCGGCCGCAACGCCGCTCGTCTGCGTTCGGTGCTGACGAGTGTGGAGGAGGCGTTCGCACCCGCCGACCGCCCGCTGGTCGCCGACGTGCTGGGGACGATCACCGACACCTTGTCCGAAGATGCCGAAGAGCGCATCGTGATGGCAGGGACCGCCAACCTGGCCCGCTCCGACGTGGACTTCTCCGGCACCATCGGCCCGGTCCTCGAGGCGCTCGAGGAGCACGTCGTGCTCCTGCGGCTGCTCACCGAGATGGCTGCCGGGGACGTCGAGGCAGCCGCACGCAGGGACCACCCGCTCGCGGTGCGTATCGGCAGCGAGACGCACCATGAGAACCTGTTGGAGACGTCCATCGTCGCCAGCGGTTACGGTGGCGAGGGCACCGAGTCGGTCGGGCAGCTCGGAATCCTCGGCCCGACCCGGATGGATTACCCCACCACGATGGCCGCCGTGCGCGCCGTCGCCCGCTATCTCTCCCGCTTCCTCGGTGGCTGACCCACCGTGACCTCCGACCCAGAAAGCCACACGTGACCGACTACTACGCGACCCTGGGCGTCTCCCGCGACGCCAGCACCGAGGAGATCAAGCGGGCCTACCGCAAGCTCGCCCGGCAGCACCACCCGGACGTCGCCGGTCCGGGCAGTGAGGACAAGTTCAAGGACATCACTGCCGCCCACGAGGTGCTCTCCAACCCCGAGAAGCGCCAGATGTACGACATGGGCGGACAGCCCGGGATGGGCGGTGGTGGCGCCGGTGCCGGATTCGGCTTCTCCGACATCTTCGAGACCTTCTTCCAGGCAGCCGCCGGTGGCGGTGGCTCCCGTGGACCTGCGTCCCGGTCGCGCCGCGGTCAGGACGCCCTGCTGCGCATCAGCATCGACCTGAACGAGGCTGCATTCGGCGTCAGCAAGGACGTCGAGGTCGAGACCGCCGTCATGTGCACCACCTGCCGTGGCACCTGCTGCCGGCCCGGCACCAGCCCCACCACGTGTGAGATGTGCCACGGTCGTGGCTCGGTGCAGCGGATGGCTCGCTCCTTCCTCGGCCAGGTGATGACCACCTCCGCCTGCGCCAACTGCTCCGGCTTCGGTACCACCATCAACGACCCGTGCACCGAGTGCGCCGGCGAGGGCCGCGTGCGCACCCGCCGGACGGTCCGGGTGAACGTGCCGGCCGGCGTCGACGACGGCACTCGGATCAAGCTCACCGGGCAGGGTGAGGTGGGACCAGCCGGTGGGCCTCCGGCCGACCTCTACGTGGAGGTGCGGGAGAAGCGGCACCCGCTGTTCACGCGCCGCGGGGACGACCTGCACTGCACGACTGACCTGCCCATGACAGCCGCAGCACTGGGCACGGTGCTCGAGCTGGAGACCCTGGATGGCACCCGCGAGCTCGACATCCGCCCGGGCACCCAGCCGGACGAGATCGTCACGCTGAGAGGTCTGGGTGTCGGGCACCTGAACGGTGGCGGACGAGGTGACCTGCACGTGCACGTCCAGGTCACCGTGCCCACGAAGCTGGACGAGGACCAGGAGCGCCTGCTGCGTGAGCTGGCCGGGCTTCGGAGCGAAGAGCGCCCGGAGGCTCGTCTGGCACCGGCCGGCAACGGTGTCTTCTCCCGATTGCGGGAGAAGCTGCAGGGCCGGTGAGCCGCCCCGTCTTCCATGCGGTCGCGGGCGATCTCGACGGCGCCCGGTCGGGCCGGTCTGTCGTCCTCACCGGTGCAGACGCCCGGCACGCCGTCACGGTGCGGCGGGTACGCAGCGGTGAGGTGATCGACCTCGTCGACGGCGCAGGGTTGCGGGTCTCCGGCACCGTCACTGAGACGTCGGGTGGCCAGGACGCCACCGTCACGGTCACCGCCGAAAAGATCAGCAGCGAACCTGCCCCCGATCCGGAGCTGGTCCTGGTGCAGGCGCTGGCCAAGGGCGGGCGGGACGAGCTCGCCCTGGAAGCCGGCACCGAGGTGGGCCTGGACCGGGTGGTGCCCTGGCAGTCCGAACGTTCGGTGGCCCAGTGGCGGGGCGAGAAGGCCCGCAAGGGGGTCGCCCGCTGGCAGCAGATCGCCCTCGCGGCAGCCAAGCAGTCGCGTCGGGCGTGGGTGCCGGTGGTCGAGGAGCTGCTGGTGGGGCGCCAGGTCCTCAAGACCGTCACGTCCGCCGTCGACGCACGCAGCACAGTGCTCGTGCTGCACGAGGAGGCGAGCGCCCCGATCGCTGAGGCGAGCATCGACGACTCAGCCGAGCAAGTGTTGGTGGTTGTGGGTCCCGAGGGAGGGCTCTCCGAGCCGGAGGTCACAGCCCTGACCGAAGTCGGAGCGCAGGCAGTCCGCCTCGGTCCGCACGTGCTCCGCACCTCGACGGCCGGGCCGATCGCGCTGGCGCTACTCGCTCAGCGGCTCGGTCGCTGGGCCTGAGGACGATATGAGGTCGGCGCCTGTCGGGTCGCCTCGGTAGGATCGACATATCCGAGCCCACCCACGAGGGGAAGATTGGGGACATCCGCCCCGCCCATGACAAGTTCCAGCTCTCCCGCCGCTGACGGTTCCGTGCGGCATCAGGTGACCATTCCCGAGCACGTGCCCATGGTCGCGTTGCTCGGTCAACGTGACGAAGTGCTCACCGCCATCGAGGCAGGTTTTCCCTCGGTGGATGTCCACGTGCGCGGCAACGTGGTCACCCTGACCGGACGCCCGGGCGACGTCGCCCTCGCCGAACGGCTCGTGGACGAGCTCAGCGAGATCGCCTCCTCGGCCACGCCGCTCACCTCGGATGCAGTGGAGCGGGCGATCAAGATCCTCACCGACAGCACCACCGATCGCCCCGCCCAGGTGCTCACGATGAACATCCTGTCCAACCGGGGCAAGACCATCCGGCCCAAGACGCTCGGACAGAAGGAGTACGTCGAGTCGATCGATCGGAACACCCTGGTGTTCGGGATCGGACCGGCCGGTACCGGGAAGACCTACCTGGCGATGGCCAAGGCGGTGCAGGCGCTGCAGGCCAAGCAGGTGAACCGGATCGTGCTCACTCGCCCCGCAGTGGAGGCAGGCGAGCGCCTCGGGTTCCTCCCCGGTTCGCTGAACGACAAGATCGATCCGTACCTGCGCCCGCTCTATGACGCGTTGCACGACATGGTGGACCCGGAGTCGATCCCGCGGTTGATGGCCGCCGGCACCATTGAAGTGGCCCCGTTGGCGTACATGCGCGGACGCACCCTCAACGATGCGTTCATCATCCTCGACGAGGCGCAGAACACCTCAGCCGAGCAGATGAAGATGTTCCTCACCCGGCTCGGTTTCGGGTCCAAGATCGTGGTGACCGGCGACGTGACGCAGATCGATCTGCCCGGTGGGGCGGACTCGGGGCTGCGGGTGGTGCAGGACATCCTCACCGATCTCGACGATGTCGCGTTCTGCCGACTTACCAGCGCCGACGTGGTGCGGCACCGGTTGGTGGCCGACATCATCGATGCCTACTCGCGGTTCGAGACGGAGCGTCCCAGTGCCTCGGCCCGCGCCGAGCACGGTGGTCGAGGCTCGCGACCCTCCCGTCCGGCACGAGGCAGCTCGGAGGGGCATCGATGAGTGTGGAGATC
Proteins encoded:
- the hrcA gene encoding heat-inducible transcriptional repressor HrcA, yielding MSSQRQLQVLRAIVQDYVRSREPVGSRNLVDRHNLNVSPATIRNDMAALEEGGYIAQPHTSAGRIPTDKGYRLFVDQISVIKPLSGVERRAIGELLDGAVDLDDVLERTVRLLAQLTQQVAVVQYPSLRRSALRHVELIPTSPRHLLVVIITANGRVEQRTVESATELDETMVAELRARVNAEVAGRNAARLRSVLTSVEEAFAPADRPLVADVLGTITDTLSEDAEERIVMAGTANLARSDVDFSGTIGPVLEALEEHVVLLRLLTEMAAGDVEAAARRDHPLAVRIGSETHHENLLETSIVASGYGGEGTESVGQLGILGPTRMDYPTTMAAVRAVARYLSRFLGG
- a CDS encoding HNH endonuclease, which encodes MTSTATGSAFSAPAGNAVLAAVRENRTAARAVDVACAELVIAWVGERAIDPATLGALRGGPVFDPDEHAGLPVPDEHAGLPGTEQPMRLAGDGAPLVSDLEFTRLATALGQSNEAALAYVGVVVELAYRLPQLWERVRAGQVSIHRARAVTRMTKRLPFDGAAWVDAQVAWTIGSCTTAQIERTVSAAMATFDPDQAAKDEEAALEGRHFDIRLDEAGTTAAPGPGAGLGVGSVVRVEGGLDLTDALDLEAAVTDQARVLAGFLPGTSEDVRRSIAIGDLARGHTTLPIPTTPGSGEGGSEGVSGGGAAPTTTTGTSVVGAPGATGGMGRTVMLYLHLPADALNDHTEAGTGESSGTGEGAGNSGETGPVFGSGIVGRCENTKSPVTKEQIRQWCSTAGRILVRPVIDLAGRTDATTYEASPTLREQIILRDGQCRFPYCHRSARSADQDHIVPFDQGGRTSSVNMAALCRRHHRAKTHTGWSYSMITPGVYHWAAPDGAHYLVTPTGTYPIPTAGTSVGARNGRSSPRGGSPPESRHDQPRSETVTDPPRPNPHGHTDPPPD
- a CDS encoding DUF3097 domain-containing protein encodes the protein MTQDRYGTDVLSQDPHERTRVRTQDIPAEPGLVVEDVQSGWVGAVVRVEKSGGQQVVVLEDRKGRTRTFPLGAGFWVDGKPVRLVPHRPAAAPQGRARTASGSLAVADARARVARGSRIWVEGRHDAELVEKVWGDDLRIEGVVVELLDGVDNLEERLTEFGPEPGRRVGVLVDHLVSGSKESRVASEVVRRFGADNVLVVGHPYVDVWQAVKPARVGLQAWPHVPRGTDIKVGTLTALGWPASNQADIARGWKRILGTVRDYRDLEPSLLGRVEELVDFVTAP
- a CDS encoding PhoH family protein, with product MTSSSSPAADGSVRHQVTIPEHVPMVALLGQRDEVLTAIEAGFPSVDVHVRGNVVTLTGRPGDVALAERLVDELSEIASSATPLTSDAVERAIKILTDSTTDRPAQVLTMNILSNRGKTIRPKTLGQKEYVESIDRNTLVFGIGPAGTGKTYLAMAKAVQALQAKQVNRIVLTRPAVEAGERLGFLPGSLNDKIDPYLRPLYDALHDMVDPESIPRLMAAGTIEVAPLAYMRGRTLNDAFIILDEAQNTSAEQMKMFLTRLGFGSKIVVTGDVTQIDLPGGADSGLRVVQDILTDLDDVAFCRLTSADVVRHRLVADIIDAYSRFETERPSASARAEHGGRGSRPSRPARGSSEGHR
- the dnaJ gene encoding molecular chaperone DnaJ, producing MTDYYATLGVSRDASTEEIKRAYRKLARQHHPDVAGPGSEDKFKDITAAHEVLSNPEKRQMYDMGGQPGMGGGGAGAGFGFSDIFETFFQAAAGGGGSRGPASRSRRGQDALLRISIDLNEAAFGVSKDVEVETAVMCTTCRGTCCRPGTSPTTCEMCHGRGSVQRMARSFLGQVMTTSACANCSGFGTTINDPCTECAGEGRVRTRRTVRVNVPAGVDDGTRIKLTGQGEVGPAGGPPADLYVEVREKRHPLFTRRGDDLHCTTDLPMTAAALGTVLELETLDGTRELDIRPGTQPDEIVTLRGLGVGHLNGGGRGDLHVHVQVTVPTKLDEDQERLLRELAGLRSEERPEARLAPAGNGVFSRLREKLQGR
- a CDS encoding 16S rRNA (uracil(1498)-N(3))-methyltransferase, giving the protein MSRPVFHAVAGDLDGARSGRSVVLTGADARHAVTVRRVRSGEVIDLVDGAGLRVSGTVTETSGGQDATVTVTAEKISSEPAPDPELVLVQALAKGGRDELALEAGTEVGLDRVVPWQSERSVAQWRGEKARKGVARWQQIALAAAKQSRRAWVPVVEELLVGRQVLKTVTSAVDARSTVLVLHEEASAPIAEASIDDSAEQVLVVVGPEGGLSEPEVTALTEVGAQAVRLGPHVLRTSTAGPIALALLAQRLGRWA